In Solanum lycopersicum chromosome 3, SLM_r2.1, the genomic stretch tttcaaaatattttgtttaataacaaaaaataattatctcaaaataaGTTCCTGAGATAAAAATTAGCACTCCATATTTATaagtaaagataaaaataaaaataaataactaattattttatagtATTTATAATGACAACTACTCCCTCTGTTCCTAAATCTAAGACCATAAGATTCTTCtaaaaaatgttctttttaCTAATTATAAGTTAAagacaagataataaaattaaaatgaacggAATAATTATACACAATATATGTATGttacatgcaaaaaaaaaaaaaacattatatatacCCACTCCACCCACCACTGGCTAATTATATAGGTGACAAAATGTTAATTGATTTGTTTGATTGTTTAGTCATCAAACAGCTATAACATGTCAAATCAAACAATTGATTGCTTTTTAATTCTGTTTCTGACATATCTAATCTCTGTTCTTTCCATTTGCCAGTAATAGAGGACTACAATaccatttgtttcttttaaatataagcaaataaataaaataatatgatatataaaagaatttatgataataataaatatctttGTAAGTTTTTGATAACAAAAACAAGTAGAAGAAATATACGGTTAAAATTCAAAACGTTCATgattgaataatatatttaagattaagatttttaaatattgatcAACACTAAAATCGTTGTTCACctactataaaaatataaaatttgtattagtattttatactaataacgattttaatatttaataagtaagacaatttaaatttgagttttaCCAATACTTTTACCAATGGGTAGGTGTGATAATTGCAATTagcacaatttttttcattaaatgaacaaataaattttacaaaatcaaccaaaaaaaaaataatttggaccaccatatttatttcaaaaatttgaaaaaaaagatatgGATAGAGTAGAAAATAGTCGGCTCGAGGCCCATGAACAAAGGTGCCGGCTCCGTAAGATTTTAAGATAGTACTTCCTCCGACCTAtctaattagttaatttttaaaattaaattaaattatattaatttaatattttaaataaaaagtttagaAATTCAAAAGCTATATAAAGAGtttgcaattttttgcatattaatatgataaaaaaatagatcagtcaaaatttttatcacttgactctataaaaaaaaagcatGACAAATAAAAGCGGACGAAGGGAgtatctattaaaaaataataattaacacaGCGAGTTTACATTTTACCCCTATTAGTtatgaaataaatgaattaaaaatttaaacttttaaagaaattttactttttccaaGTAATTAATAGAGGAATcaacaatttaagatttttaggaagctctattttttttaaaagtacttaattaagattattatagataaaaaatattatattttcctaatttatcaaaataaatgtataattaaaaataattaaaaaatataaataaataattagagatAAAAGGGAGTATGTTATTTGTTGTCTTTTATTTGAAagtaaaagatgaaataaatgcaaaaagaagaaaaccaagttcatttaattttgaaatattttttttaacataattagCACCACTCTAGTAATAATACTATTTATTAAAACTTTAAGAGATTTAAATATTCACATGCACTAAAATCTTTGAGTCAAATCTTCTTTagctaaatttatttttaatttataattgtaCATTTAGACACTTTTcgcaattataattttttaaaatttaaaaaatattacacttCATTCGAAAATCTATACTATTTTTAGCTAAAATTTGATtgcattttttgaaaatgaaaatagatcTTATACCTATGATAACTAAAGTTATATACATGTTAAATTTTAACCAGATCAAATAGTGTagcaaataaaataagattaatcaaaatagataaataaaaagaagttctgcaatataaataataatttaaaagcgttgttataaaatcaatctcatggcaatataaatataaagagacgAAGACAAGAGAAATAAGATGGAAGATAAGACTTTATTCTTATTCATGTGTGTTATATAAAacgtgaatgatatctctatttatagattaGAGATATCACCCGATAGACCACCATCATAAATGCGCAATTAGTAGATACATAGTTTATCCACAAAGGTTCCTATCACCTTCaaaatatacatacatgaatacaaataatttatgaatatttaatggacaatccacttaattagttcaatgaatttataacaaagagtagataattatatatatatatttttttgtaattaatcaaattttacaagttacatttttttattttattgtaaaaaaatatgAGACGAAAATTTGGAGTTGGACGTGGGAGAAATGAGTATTTTTTCTCTTGTAACTGTTTACTGCTCTCCACTACTAGTTTTGGTGACCCTTTGTCTGTTTATAAAATCCTACACTTGTTTTCTCGATAAACGAAATCTTGTCCTCTTTTCTTCATCTGCTTCACCTAATTTTGTTGCTTCACTGAGTTATATTTATGGTGTTTTTGATCTGAGACACTGTTATCAAAAGGGGGAAAAACAAGTTTTAGGAAGATGGCGGAAAAGCCTGAAGTTCTGGATGCTGTCTTGAAGGAGACTGTTGATTTGGTAAGGCTTTTCAAGAATGGATTTTTCTTgctatttttgtttcttaacagtTTTTTCATGGTTGGGTGTGGGTTATTTTTGCAGGAAAACATACCGATTGAGGAGGTTTTTGAGAATCTGAGATGTACCAGAGAGGGACTTACTGCTACTGCTGCTCAAGAAAGGTTGTCCATTTTTGGGTACAATAAGCTCGAGGAGAAAAAGGTGTTTTTACTTATCATTTGCTAAATTTTACTGTAAATCTGCTATCACCCTTTCCGTTTCTTGAGTTATTTCTACTGAATTTCTCTTCCTTGTTTCAGTGGCAGCTAATGGGTTTCTTTTTtccccttctttttctttttgttaagtTTGTCCTTCAGTTTGTGTTTAGTTTCATTAAGGCTGAAAATAGAAGTGTGTTTATGTTAATTTGTTCATTGATAGCTTTAGTTcctaaaatagaaataaaaggTTTTTGATTTACGGACTATAATAAAGGCTTATCCTGGCTACTTGGACTTTCATGATTGTTTGATTCTGCATCTTGTAATCCCTTCCCCATTTTTGCTTCCCCTATCCccaattttagaaataaaaaaggaagaaaaataagtgTTCCTACCTACTGTGGGGTAGTGGGAGGGTGGGGCAGCATAGAGGCTGTTTCCTGGTTCCATGCCTTGAACTCGTCCTACAGGGCGCAAAAGGGGTGACTTTATCAAAGCTGAACTGTGCCTGATGTTGAAGGTACGAGTAATTCTTTCTTGGCGTATTACAGGAGAGcaaattcttgaaatttttgggaTTTATGTGGAACCCTCTCTCATGGGTTATGGAGGCTGCTGCTATCATGGCAATTGCTCTTGCTAATGGAGGAGTAAGAATTCACATTCTTAATTACCATTCTATTTGATTCTTTTGCTGGTTCCTGCAAACTCAGTGCAAGGATATGTGGATTCTTCTAGGGAAAGCCACCGGACTGGCAGGATTTTGTGGGTATCATCACATTGCTCATAATCAACTCAACAATTAGTTTTATCGAGGAGAACAATGCTGGCAATGCAGCAGCTGCACTGATGGCTCGACTTGCTCCAAAAGCCAAGGTACTAGACCTTATCTTCTCCTGTTGTCATTTGACTGCAAATAGACCTTGTTGCCTCACAAACAGAAATCCATGATTATATCTTGTTAGTGTTTTGTACTGAATTGTTTGAATGCTTGCACTTTTCTTTATGGAGGTTCTTCGAGATGGAAAATGGGACGAGGAAGATGCTTCTGTTCTTGTGCCTGGGGACATAATCAGTATTAAACTGGGAGATATCATTCCAGCTGATGCTCGTCTTCTAGAGGGTGATCCACTCAAAATTGATCAGGtgattaaattttatgatttcatGGAGTATCTGCATTCAATCTACCGTTTTTCTGACAATGCCACTATACCTGTCTCTCAACTTACAGTCTGCTTTGACCGGTGAATCTCTTCCTGTAACAAAAGGTCCTGGAGATGGTGTTTACTCTGGCTCCACGTGTAAGCAGGGAGAGATAGAAGCTGTTGTGATTGCTACAGGGGTTCATACCTTTTTTGGAAAGGCAGCTCACCTTGTTGACAGTACAAACCAAGTGGGACACTTTCAGAAGGCAAGTGGACTCTTTACTCTGTTATTTGATGCAATGATCTGGATTAATGTATCCGACTTTTATGAAATCTAACATTACAAATTTATGTATGGCTATCGTCAGGTTTTGACTGCTATAGGGAACTTCTGCATCTGTTCAATTGCAGTAGGGATGATAATAGAGATTATTGTGATGTACCCTATCCAACACCGCAAATACCGTCCTGGCATAGACAATCTTCTGGTGCTTCTCATTGGTGGGATTCCAATTGCTATGCCAACTGTTCTCTCAGTCACGATGGCAATAGGTTCTCATCGTCTTGCTCAACAGGTTTATTTATATTCACAAGCTCTTGAATATTTGAGCTACTGTTCTGAGGCCCTTCTGCTATGAATGcttatttgataattttctaACTAAACAGGGGGCCATTACGAAAAGAATGACAGCTATAGAGGAGATGGCTGGCATGGATGTTTTGTGCAGCGACAAGACGGGAACCCTAACATTGAACAAGCTGACTGTTGATAAAGCCCTTATTGAGGTGAGAATAAAAGAGTTCAATTCAATGCGTGATTGCTAGTATTGTATACTTGTTCCACTAGTAGAACTGTGAttctcttttcttgtttgttctTGTTAATTGTTCAGGTATTTGCGAAAGGAATTGATGCAGACACTGTAGTTCTTATGGCAGCTCGAGCCTCTCGAATTGAGAACCAGGATGCGATTGATACTGCTATTGTTGGGATGTTGGCTGATCCGAAGGAGGTAACTTTACTGCTGTCTGACCTTATGATTAATGCATGCACTCGAGCTGGGAGATTCCTCTAAGCGTTGCCATTAATATAGGCACGTGCTGGAATTCGTGAAATACACTTTCTTCCTTTCAATCCAACTGATAAACGAACAGCACTTACTTATCTTGATGGTGAGGGAAAAATGCATAGGGTCAGCAAAGGTGCACCGGAGCAGGTACTTTAGTTGTCACACAGTGCTGCCCTCCTTTGCTGTTATTACCTTTGTTTACATTTTCTAATCCACAGCTGCAATATTTATTCAGATTCTTAATCTTGCACACAACAAGTCTGACATAGAGCGTAGAGTTCATACAGTGATTGATAAGTTTGCTGAGCGGGGCTTGCGGTCGCTTGGTGTGGCATATCAggtactttattttcttttatcattgcCATATAATATATGTAAGTTGAATGGACCAAATCCACAACTTTGGGTTATAATGGAACGGCTGCAGTAGAGGAGACTGGTGATGAATTCTTTTTGCACTCACAACCTATACATTTTGCAAACAAAAggttttatctttttgtttatgCATGCCTTCTAATTTTCCATGCAGGAAGTTCCGGAGGGACGGAAGGAGAGCGCTGGGGGGCCATGGCAGTTCATTGCTCTCCTCCCTTTGTTTGATCCACCTAGGCACGACAGTGCTGAGACTATAAGGAGGGCTTTAAACCTTGGAGTAAATGTCAAAATGATCACAGGTATCATGTGCTTTCTCAAATTATTAGACAGTTCCATTCAATGTGTTGAGATGTTTCCAGCAAATTGTATGCATATTGTGTTGGCAACTCATTTGATGGCTATGATTCCTACTGCCCTTCCCCTGGGTCTAGAGAGTGTTAGAGAAAATAGTGTATTGGGTGAGACGAGAATTCTGAAATATGGTAATGAACTTCTCTACGAATCCTTGGTCGAACATGATTGGCAAAGTTGGATCTATGGATACTACTCCTGATTCTGCCTTGGGAAAGTTAAATGCTgcccttttccttttctttttatagtATCCTATTTTGGGTGAGGACAATTGATAAGAGTAGGATTGATGGTGAAGGCACTACTCTGTCTGTGGCTGCTTGAAGTTGTCATGATCTACCTGTTTCTTGccatttcattttaatttggaCATCAACCTGTATTTTCTTATATTGCTTTCCATTGTAGAAATTCTGAGATTTAAATATTTGGAGGAGGTTGTGAATCTTAGTGTATCACTTAAAAGTTTAGCGTGCTTATTTGGTGCTCAATGGTTTAGTTTTTGTACTTCTCCAGGAGATCAATTGGCAATTGGAAAAGAAACTGGGCGCCGCCTGGGAATGGGTACAAATATGTATCCTTCATCTGCTCTGTTGGGACAGACGAAGGATGAATCAATCGCTGCTTTGCCAATTGATGAACTTATAGAAAAGGCTGATGGGTTTGCTGGTGTTTTCCCTggtattcattttttaaatgattctTTTGCTTATGTAGTTGTGCTCTACGTATAGAACTTTGGGTTATAAAAAACAATTGGCCTTTGCTGATACCTTGTTGTGGTAATTTATATAGAGCACAAATATGAGATAGTAAAGCGCTTGCAAGCTAGGAAACATATCTGTGGTATGACTGGTGATGGAGTCAATGATGCTCCTGCTCTAAAGAAAGCTGATATTGGAATTGCTGTTGACGATGCAACTGATGCGGCTCGCAGTGCTTCTGATATTGTCCTTACTGAACCTGGTCTTAGTGTCATCATTAGTGCTGTTTTGACCAGTCGAGCAATCTTTCAAAGGATGAAAAATTACACGgtattctattttctttttggggTTGTTTCAGTAGTATAAGATAAAAATTACTTCCAAGGACAATTCCTTGAATTCTTAAATGAGTTTACTGTTCTTAACCTGTCGTTGAGCTATGATATGGATAACTCATCCGATTGTGTATATTTTGCATTGGCAGATATATGCTGTTTCCATCACAATCCGTATTGTGGTAAGTTATTTGCAACTGCTTCATTCTTTTATCTTGTCTATCTTATGTTCAGGATCAAATGCATCTTGTACTTTTTTTCACCTGTTTCTTTTATTCAATGTTGTCACAGCTTGGTTTTATGCTTCTGGCTCTGATCTGGAAGTTTGACTTTCCGCCTTTCATGGTGCTTATCATTGCAATTCTTAATGATGGTTAGTCTTTTCACCATCAGAAATATATCTGATACTTGAGCATTTAAAGTCCACCATATCGACCTCTAATGGAGGATAATATTAGAAGTGTAGGATAAGTTCAAAACTGAAATATTATAGCCTAATTTTGGTGTGGTTGAGTCTTTCTGTGTGTGCAGCACCTCTCTGATTTAAATACTCATGCTAGTATCATTTTTCGTTTCTGCTCAAGTCCTTACACAGTGTTGCTGATATCTAACCACCAAACACTGACAATATCAGGTACCATTATGACGATATCGAAGGATAGGGTCaaaccatctcctctgcctgATAGCTGGAAACTGGCTGAGATTTTTACTACTGGAGTTGTTCTTGGTGGCTACTTGGCAATGATGACGGTCATTTTCTTTTGGGCCGCATACAAAACAAATTTCTTCCCGGTGAGCCCACCTTTATCCAATACATTAAAATTTCTGTCAAGGATTTTTGTGATTGAGGCCTTCCCAAATGCTGACTGCTCCAAATTAAGTTGCCCTTTTAGTTTAAGAAGGGACACATTTATATAAAACAGATGCCGATGATCTTTTTAGTATATGGAAATAGACAATACATCTCCAGTCTAATTTAACCAAGTGTATGAAGGATATATCAAAAGCAATCTGCAGACGTACAACTACACATTTACCGGCCTTTTTCATCTTGCAAACAATAACATAAATCTTTGGTCTCACCTgtgcttgtgttctttttccttGTGATAAACAAAATCTTGTATTTGTTGTTCGGAGTATTTAGATGTTGAAGTAGGACATTAATGTTTTGCAACTCTCTGTTTAATATCTAACTTAATTCGGTGAATTTCTAGCGAATATTTGGGGTATCAACACTTGAGAAAACAGCAACTGATGATTTTAGGAAGCTCGCCTCTGCGATATACCTTCAAGTAAGCACTATCAGTCAGGCCCTGATATTCGTTACAAGATCTCGAAGTTGGTCGTTTGTGGAGCGTCCTGGGTTGTTGCTAGTGTTTGCCTTTTTCGTTGCTCAACTGGTGAGCAGTCTGGTTTTTAATCATTCTCTCAAAGTTCCTCTTAACTTCATGGATCATCTAATATTTGGGAACTAAATATGCACAGGTTGCCACCTTGATTGCTGTTTATGCAAATTGGAGCTTTGCTGCAATTGAAGGAATTGGCTGGGGTTGGGCTGGAGTTATCTGGCTTTACAATATTGTTACCTATATCCCACTAGATTTGATCAAGTTCCTCATCCGTTATGCTCTCAGTGGGAAGGCCTGGGATCTTGTTCTTGAGCAAAGGGTATGAATTGGGAAGAACAAAGATATACTTAAGAATCATTCCCACTCCTATACCTATTATTATCTTATTGGTATTTGATGGTCTCTTTATTGGTTTTTTTCCCTCTGCAGATTGCTTTCACCCGGAAGAAGGATTTTGGAAAAGAACTGCGCGAGCTTCAATGGGCACATGCACAGAGAACCCTTCATGGGCTCCAAGTTCCAGACCCCAAAATATTTAGCGAAACTACCAATTTCAATGAGCTTAACCAGTTGGCTGAGGAAGCGAAGAGGAGAGCTGAAATTGCTAGGTTAGTATGTCATTTGAAATGGTCTCATTTTGAGAGCGATAAATCGTAGCTGAATGTGAACTGGAACTTGCATTTGCTGGCATTACACATGTGACCATTTTATATAATTGCAAAGctgatatttttcaattgcagGCTACGTGAGTTGCATACACTGAAAGGTCATGTTGAATCAGTTGTGAAGTTGAAGGGTCTCGACATTGAGACAATTCAGCAGTCATACACCGTTTAAAGGGACCCCCTGAAGTTGTAAGCAAACTGTTGGTGTCGTGATGGGAGCGAAGACATCAAAACGCTAGTACCGAGTTTACCCATTAAACAACATCTACATAGGTAGTTAGATTAGGGGAGTAAtatttttgaagttgttattttGCTGTTTCCTGGAGCCTTCATATCCTATAGCTCCTGTACATGTTGTAGTGACCCAGAAATGGTGAACATAAGGTTATATGCTAGTACCCGTTTTCTATATTCGTAAAACCTTTTTTCTCATCTTACATTATGTTGTACTTTCCCCTTTCAATTTCTCCACTTCATATAATACTACTAGTATGACAAAAAGCTCTTCCCCACACTTTTTTCTAACCATCAATGCTTTCTGTCTAGTGCGATTTACTTTTCTGGTGTGGTTTGCAGGTGGTTGAGAAAACTTCTTTTTTATAATTCCAGAATTAGGTTATTTGCAGTTGGAAGAAAGTACCATTCTTTTTCATACTTCTATACAATCATTACAATATGTTTAGTAATTTGTTGTGGAAAAACCACAGAGCAAAAGATACTAACTACTGCATtagaatcataaaaaaataataaaaattgaatagcTAACTGGCATTCATCCATCCAAATTCCAatcatttagaaaataaaagagaagggTCAAAAATATATCCCAAACTTTGACTTATTGTTTAGATTTATCTtgcctttaaaataaaattaattttattctttccgttactaatttcatcaaatttatcACTTATTAGACGGATTGATTCAAAttgacttgaatttttttttaaaaaaaaatcatattccttattttaattcaataatcCAACCCGTTCTCCCAAATCTCCTATGCTCATTTACTCATTCTCCCAAATGGCTTCACTAGTTCAATTCCTTCCTCTCTTcgctttctttttcttgatttctttctCTGTTTCTCATGGACCCTTTTTACCAAAAATAATTGAGGTTCTATATACACAATTATTCCCAAAATATGTCtgaaataaataactttttccccaaataaaaaaagaattgaaaaactTGTTTGGAACCTTCCTTCTTTGGTGCACGGGTAAAACCCACCAAAAGGATTGAGAATTTTACCTCCTTCAACTTTGGATCATAAGGAGCAGCATATCGATTGCCTTGACTCTTAAATGGTAGGATTAGCACTTCCACAATTGCATACATTTGCCCGTGTGTGAAATGTATACAAAGGAATTGAACTAGTGAATCCATTTGGGGGAATGGGTTGAGTTATGgaattaaaatagattttttttaaaaataatttggttCAATTTGGATTAATCcgtaaatttgataaaattaataatgagAGGGGtaaaataaactttattttaaggataaataaatcaaaattagagggtatttttgatcctttttttttaaaaaaagctggtcaattcatttgtcatttttaattaatttgagaaCTGAGAGATGTTTTCGGCGAAATGGTCTCCAGCAATTTATTTAAAGGGAAAACTGAAAGGAAAGAGATTTATGTATGGATAAAATAATGGAAGAAGAGGATTCTTTTCATTCAAATACTGATGCAATCATTTACCCTATCTCTGATGTTTCACAAAGCTTGTTGTCAGATCCCAACATTGCCTCGTCGCCTTCGACGAGTGCTGACGACCAACAGCAGCAGCCGCACCAGTGGACTACTGCTGCGGCTGCTGCTGTAGGTTACAGTAACGATGATTTGAGTGTGTCTGTATCTGTATCAAGTGCATGTTCCAGGATTAGTTACAAACAAATTGACAAGGACCAGATTGATGTTTCAAAAGCAAAGGAACGAGTCCAATTACCCAAAGACTTCACTTCTTCAAGAAGTCGCATTAAGGTACACAAAAATAGTTAAACTATTACGATTGTTAGTTTAACATGTAATTACAAATACTTTTTTTGTAaaagagaatataaaaatatacaatttattaaCGCGATACTTTAAGATATTGAGCTTACTTAACTAGGTGCATATGCAAGGGGTTGCTGTTGGACGATCGGTTGACTTGACTGTATTAAGAGGTTATGATGAACTTATCAGTGTAGTTGAAGAGATATTTGATATCAAGGGAGAACTTAGCCCTAGAATCAAATGGCAACTTGTCTACAGGGATGATGAGGGTGACATGATGCTTGTGGGGGATTACCCGTGGCCGTTAGTCTCTTTTGCTCTTTTAATGACCCGAACTTATAATCTTTAGAATTGAAAACGCGATAACTTaccatttaatttctttttattgcaGGGAGTTTTGTGAGATGGTGAggaagttatatatatattcgagggaagaagtgaaaaagaaatattcttgacgcaagttataaatttggtgatctaaaaaaaaatatagtactaCGATTTGTTACATCAATTTATCGCCATGAAGAAAACCATTCTTGATCTTGAATACTTGAAATGTGTATAAACATATGCTTAAATATAACTTGTAAAGTATAGTAAGTGCTTACAGTAAACTAAACTTT encodes the following:
- the LHA1 gene encoding plasma membrane ATPase 1, giving the protein MAEKPEVLDAVLKETVDLENIPIEEVFENLRCTREGLTATAAQERLSIFGYNKLEEKKESKFLKFLGFMWNPLSWVMEAAAIMAIALANGGGKPPDWQDFVGIITLLIINSTISFIEENNAGNAAAALMARLAPKAKVLRDGKWDEEDASVLVPGDIISIKLGDIIPADARLLEGDPLKIDQSALTGESLPVTKGPGDGVYSGSTCKQGEIEAVVIATGVHTFFGKAAHLVDSTNQVGHFQKVLTAIGNFCICSIAVGMIIEIIVMYPIQHRKYRPGIDNLLVLLIGGIPIAMPTVLSVTMAIGSHRLAQQGAITKRMTAIEEMAGMDVLCSDKTGTLTLNKLTVDKALIEVFAKGIDADTVVLMAARASRIENQDAIDTAIVGMLADPKEARAGIREIHFLPFNPTDKRTALTYLDGEGKMHRVSKGAPEQILNLAHNKSDIERRVHTVIDKFAERGLRSLGVAYQEVPEGRKESAGGPWQFIALLPLFDPPRHDSAETIRRALNLGVNVKMITGDQLAIGKETGRRLGMGTNMYPSSALLGQTKDESIAALPIDELIEKADGFAGVFPEHKYEIVKRLQARKHICGMTGDGVNDAPALKKADIGIAVDDATDAARSASDIVLTEPGLSVIISAVLTSRAIFQRMKNYTIYAVSITIRIVLGFMLLALIWKFDFPPFMVLIIAILNDGTIMTISKDRVKPSPLPDSWKLAEIFTTGVVLGGYLAMMTVIFFWAAYKTNFFPRIFGVSTLEKTATDDFRKLASAIYLQVSTISQALIFVTRSRSWSFVERPGLLLVFAFFVAQLVATLIAVYANWSFAAIEGIGWGWAGVIWLYNIVTYIPLDLIKFLIRYALSGKAWDLVLEQRIAFTRKKDFGKELRELQWAHAQRTLHGLQVPDPKIFSETTNFNELNQLAEEAKRRAEIARLRELHTLKGHVESVVKLKGLDIETIQQSYTV
- the LOC101250590 gene encoding auxin response factor 11; the encoded protein is MDKIMEEEDSFHSNTDAIIYPISDVSQSLLSDPNIASSPSTSADDQQQQPHQWTTAAAAAVGYSNDDLSVSVSVSSACSRISYKQIDKDQIDVSKAKERVQLPKDFTSSRSRIKVHMQGVAVGRSVDLTVLRGYDELISVVEEIFDIKGELSPRIKWQLVYRDDEGDMMLVGDYPWPEFCEMVRKLYIYSREEVKKKYS